In Persephonella sp., the genomic window CTAAATTTCTCTATTACTTCTGCGGTAGCCCCATCCATTTTTATTTCATGGTTCTCAATCCAAATTACTCTATCGCATAGCAATTCAACTTCGTGTAAGTTATGCGAAACGAATAACATTGTTATATTCCGTTTTTTAAATGACAACATTAAATCTATACATTTTCTTCTAAATCGTTCATCTCCTACTGCTAAAACTTCATCAATCAATAAAATTTTAGGATTTAATTGAGTAACTACAGAAAATCCCAATCTAGCCAACATACCACTGGAATATGTTCTTATAGGTTGATCAGCAAATTCTTCCAGTTCTGCAAATTTAATAATATCATCAACTTTATTTTTAATAAATTTCAAAGGTATTCCTAACAAAACTCCATTCAATCTGATATTTTCATATGCATTTAACTCAGGATGAAAGCCACTCCCCAATTCAAGTAAGGGAGATACTCTATCTTTTACTATTATTTTCCCTGAAGTAGGTTTAATTACACCAGCCAACAAACTTAATAAAGTGCTTTTTCCTGCTCCATTTCTTCCTATAATACCTACCGTTTCTCCTCTTTTTACAGAAAAAGATATATTCTTCAAAGCAATAAATTCTTTTTTAATATTTTTCCTTTTTTCTTTAGAAAAAACTGAAAATAATAATTCTTTATAGGAAACATTTTGAATAAGCTTATAAATTTTTGTAACATTCTGAAACTCTATAATAACTTCTCCCATAAACCGACACCTTATAAGTATTCTGCAAATTTATAATGTAGCTTCTTATATATAGCAATAGATATTGCCAAAAATATTAAAATATCAATGCTCCCCCAGATTAAATTAAAAGAATTAATAGTTCCCCTCATAAAAATATCTCTCCACAAATCAATCACATGAACCATCGGATTTAAGTAAAAATAGCTTCTGTATTCTTGAGGAACCATTTGTATTTTGTAAAAAATGGGAGTTAAATACATAACCAATGTTAACAATAACGATGCTAATCTATCTATATCTCTAACAAAAACATTTAAAGTTCCAAATATTAGTCCAACAGAAAAACCAAGTATTAACTGTAAGAACAGAACCAAGGGAATCTCATAAAACCAACTAAAGTAAAATACTTTCTGATGATATATTGCTAGAAAAACAATTATTACAGGTATAGATATTATAAAATGTATCATATCCAGAATATTTATTGACAAAGGTAATAAAAATTTTGGGAAAGTGGTCTTTTTTATAATACTAGCATTTGCAACAAAACTCCAAACGCTAACCATAACAGAGTTCATAAACCATTGCCACGCAAATAATCCTGTAATAAGAAACAATGTATAATTTTCAATAGGAATTTTTAAAGCTATCTTAAAAGCTATATAAAAAACTATAGACAATACGAGAGGGTGAGCTATAGACCATACATATCCTAACAAAGTTCCTTTATATTTGACGATCCATTCTTTATATATTAAGACAAACAAAACATCTATATAATATCTTAGTGTGCTTCTTATACTATTGTTCATAATTCCCCAAATACTTCTAAAGCTCTTTTAACAATATCATCCATATCATAGTATTTATACTCTGCTAATCTCCCTACAAGAATTATATTTTCAAGTTGTTGAACCTCTTCTTTATATTTATTGTAAAGTTCCCTATTTTCCTTTGTAAAAACTGGATAATAAGGTATATCTGTTCCTGGGCTATATGTTTTAGGAAATTCTTTTAATATAACAGTCTTCCTAGTTTCTATCGGATGAATATGCTTAAATTCAGTTATTCTTGTAAAATCATAATTATTTGGATAATTTACCACAGGGGCTTCTTGAAAATACTCTTTATCATAGATTTCAAATTTTAAATTTAAACTTCTATAAGGTAAAAATCCATATTTAAAATCCAATAATTCATCAATCATTCCAGTAAAAATAAGTTTCCCTTTAAACTCTTGTCCTAAGAAATATATTTTTTTATTTTCAAAATCAATTTTTAGGACTTCTTTAAAATCTGTATTTAACATAAGTTTTATATTTGGATGATTTAACATATTCTCAAATATTTTAGTATATCCATCACGAGGAACAGCTTGATATTTATCCGTAAAGTAACGATTGTCTTTACTTATATAAACCGGAACTCTCGCAGTAACTTCAGGGTCAATATCCTCAGGCCTCATATTCCACTGTTTTGCCGTGTAATTTTTAAATACCTTTTCATATACAAATTCTGCTAAGAATTTTAAATCTTTATCGTTTTCTTTTTTAAGTTCAAGTATAGGAACTTTCACTCCATATTTATATTTTGAGAGCAGTTTCTCTTCTAATTTTTTAGCTAAAGAAGGAGGAAAGACCTCATATAAAGTATTAAGATTAAAAGGTATAGGAACCTTTTTACCATCTATGAAACCCAATACATAGTGATGATATATATCCCATTCCGTGAAGTTTAATAAGTAATCAAAAACATCTTTATAATTTGTATGAAATAAGTGTGGGCCATATTTATGAACTATTATCCCATCTTTTGTCCTGTAGTCATAACAATTACCACCTATATGATTCCTTTTTTCTATAACTAAAACTTTTTCATTTAAAACATTAGCTATTCTTTCTGCTAAAACAGAACCTGCAAATCCAGCACCAATTACTATATAATTAAACAATTTTTCCCTCCAATAATTTAATATTTTTCTTATATAGAAAGATAAACATAGAAATTGTAACAAAACTTTCTGAAATTAATACAGCGAAAGAAATTCCTATATGTTTATAAAAAGGGACTAGGATAAAATCTAACAAAATATTTAAGACGCTTGCAGAAATAAGTATCCTTGAAAAAGCTTTCTTATAATTAAAAGTCAGCATAGTTTGTATCCCAAAAATATTACTTAACGAGATAATAAAAGGTAAAAAGGATAAAATTTTCAAAACAATTATTGAGTTTTCAAATTTTTTCCCAAGAAATGTAATTACAATTAAATCTGTAAACATAAATAAAATTATAGACACACTAAAAGAAAAACTTCCCACAAAAACAGTAAGTTTTCTTAAAAATTCTACAGCTCTTTCTTCTGATTCTTTAACAAGCTTACTAATATACGGGTAAATAGCATTAGATATTGGAATAATCAACCCTTGAACAGCCCTAACAATCTTTTCTGCTGCTGAGTAATAACCTACAATTGTATTGTTAGTAAATATTCCAAGAATAAATGTGTTTGATACTGTATATAAGCTTATAGCAACAGTAGAAACAAAAATATGCCATCCTTCTTTTAATTGGTCAATCAGAGATTCAAAAGATGCTTTAGTAAATTTAATTTCAAAATCCTTAAAAACTATCCATAAGGCTAAAATACCGGCTATTATAAAGCCTAAAGAGTTTAATAAGGGGACATAGATATAATCTGAAACTTGGTGAACAAAAATGAAAATGGCAACTGTAAAAATAGATTTAGCTAATATATTCAAAAAAGTTATATATTTCATCTTTTCTATACCTTGGAAAAACCATATCGGAAACAATACCTGCCCCACCACCATACCAAACGTTAAATAGTACACTAACCACTCTTTTCTAAATTTTTCAAATGAAAAAACAATAAGGGTTAATATTATAAAAGAAATTAACATTAAACTAAACTTTATAATCATTACAGAACTAAATATCTCTGAAATCTTATCTTTATTATCACGGTTAATTGATATTTCCCGTGTTGCAGACAAATTAAAACCATAATCTGTAAGAATTATAAAATACTGAATAAAAGCCTGTGCAAACATAATAAGACCGAATTTTTCAGGGCCTAAAACTCTCACTAGATACGGTAAAGTTATCAAAGGCAAAATATAATTAGCTCCCTGTAAAATAGAAAGGGATAAAAAATTAGATAAAAGCCTCTTTTTATCTTCTGTATTAAAAAGTCTTTTTATTTTATTTATCATTTTACGTAAATTCTCTTAAATTCCTCGTAAATTATTACATTTTCAACAGAAGGATTAGGATAGCAAAGAAGTCCTATCTCTGTAATAAAAAAGATTGCTATTTCAATATCTGCTAAAGAAGCACCTTTAATTTTTTTATCTGATAAAAAATAGAGAATAGCATTAGTATCAAAAAAAAGACTATGCATAGATTAATCCCATTCTCCTCTAGTTATCTTCTGATATTCTTCCGGTTTGATTGGAAGTTTTTCAAGGGTTCCTGCAAATTCAGATAAGTTTTTCTTTCTTTTAGATACGGAAATTCCATATTTCTTCAATAAGAACTCATAAAAATCCATAAGTTCTTTTTTACCTTCTTCTGGCAAAATATCTATTTTTAAATCTTCGTTCATCATAATTAAACTACCTATTAGGTGAAGTATTTAATCATAATTTTAATATATAAAATAGGCTTTTCAAGGTTTATATCCTTTTTAAAGCGAACAGTTTCTTAATTCTTTATTATTTATGCTCAATATCCTCTTTCAAGAGCTTTTCTAAATTGATCTTAATATTATCGATTATTTCAAATTCATAGTTAAAATCTACAATTATCCATGGAGTTTTGTTTTCGGCTATTTGGATTTTCTTTGCATCGGTAAATATTCATCTTTTAGGATTTCTTCTACTTTTTCTTTATCAAAAGGCATTAATTTTTTTGATTTTAAGATTTTGTATGCTTTTCTTAATCTATCTAAATGTTTTTTGGTTTCTTCATAAGATTTTTTGTATTTAAGTTCAGCATTCAAATCAGCCTTACCCCTTTTTTCTTTGCTTCAATACATATCTCTTCCTGACAGTTATAGGATTTTAATATCAAATCTATTTTCTGGTCACCAATTTTGCTCTTCAGTTTGACTAAATAAGTAATCTTCTTATCTAACCAGTTCTTAGTATCTGGAACTTCAATATAAATATCTATATCACCGCCTTTTGCATTTGGATTGACTCTACTGCCAAAAAGCCAGACTTTTGCCTTATTCCCAAAGACCTCTTTAACAGTATCTCTGATAGCCTTCAGTTCGTATTCTGTAAGACGTACATTTTTAAATTCTTTTGTTTTCATTACTCTTTTATTCCTTCTTCTTTAAAAAGCTCATTAAGGTTTATTTTAATATCATCTATTATTTCTATTGTGTCGTTCCAATCTGTTATAAACCATCTTTTGCCTTTTTCTGCAACCATTACTTTTTTGTCAAATGTTGTATACCAGATAACCCTTTTTACTCTGGCATTTAATAAATCCTGTGTTTTTTCTCTCATATAATTCATAAAATCTCCGTATTTTCTTAAGTCTGCTTTTGAGTCAACTTCAATTACAACCTCTGGAGGAGTTTTTGCACATTTATCATTAATCCCTTCTCTAAAAAGTTTTTTCTTGTCAAAGATAGCAATATCCAAATTTCTCTATGTTCGTGGTGCCCATCGGAAGCCAGCTTCGTTAGTCAAGACCAAATATTTTTTCCTGTCAAGTTTTGAGGATAAATACCCTAATATTAAAGCAATTATAAATGCCTGTAATTTACTACTCCCCATAATTTCCTCCAGAGTTTTCTCCCCCGCAATTACTTTGTCATAATCCCTGTAATAAATGGGACTGCCATATCTCATCTCATATATAAGTTCTTTAGGGACTCTTTTTCTGCCTTTTTTCTTCTTTTCTTGGATTTCTAAACTCATTTTTTTCACCGGACTATTGAGATTTATAAAAATAATATTATAGATTTCGGATTGGAAAACAAATCCGAAAAAGTTTTGAAATTTAAGGAGTCTACTCCTCGAAATTTAGAGAGTATATTCCTGTATTTTAAGTTAAGTTTTAGCCGTTCCTGAAAATATCCCGTGTATAAACTTTGTGTTTTACGTCGTCAAGTTCTTCTGAATATCTGTTTGCTATTATCAGGTCTGGAATTTCTTTAAATTCTTGAAGGTTGTTTATTACTTTAAATTCCATAAATTTATCTTCCTCAATTAATGGCTCGTATATTACAACTTCTACATCTTTTGCTCTGAGATATTCAATAATGTCTATAACTGCAGCTTCTCTAAAATTATCAGAATCAGATTTCATTGTAAGTCTGTAAACACCTACGATTTTGGGATTTCTTTTGAGAATTTGTTCGGCTATGTAATATTTTCTGGCTATATTTGATTCAACAGTTGCTTTTATAAGATAGTGTGGAATATTTTTTTCCATGTAGTTGGCAAGCAGTTGTTTTGTATCTTTAGGCAGGCAGTATCCACCATAACCAAATGATGGGTTATTGTAATGCATACCTATTCTTGGGTCTAAGCATACACCTCTTATAATTTCTTCTGCGTTTAAGTCATGACTTTCTGCGAAAGTATCAAGTTCGTTAAAAAAGGCCACCCTCATTGCCAGATATGTGTTTGCAAATAGTTTTATACTTTCTGCCTCTGTTGAACCTGTAAATAAAACTGGAACATCTTTTTTCTTTGCACCTTGTAGAAGCAACTCTGCAAATTTTCTTGCTCTTTCAGACTTTTCTCCAACAACTATTCTGGAAGGATAAAGATTATCATATAGGGCTTTTCCTTCTCTTAAAAATTCTGGAGAAAAAATAATATTATCTATGCCAAATTTTTCTTTTATTTCATCTGTATATCCGACTGGGATTGTTGATTTTATTACCATGGTAGCCTGCGGATTTATTTGAAGGACTTCTTTTATTACAGCTTCTATTGATTTTGTATTGAAATAATTTGTTATCGGGTCATAGTCTGTTGGAGTTGCTATTATTACAAATTCTGCATCTTTATAGGCTTCTTCCGGGTCAAGTGTGGCTTTAAGGTTTAGAGGTTTATTTTTTAGATACTCTTCTATATCTTTGTCTATGATAGGGGAAATTTTTTTATTTATAAGTTCTACCTTTTTAGGGTCTATATCCTTTACTACAACTTTATTATGCTGGGCAAGTAAGATTGCATTTGATAATCCTACGTATCCTGCACCTGCAACTGCTATTTTCAGTTTAATAACCTCCAGGAAAAATTAAGGCATTAATTTTACTTTAATTTTATCTTTTTGTTCAACAATAATTATATTTTTTTGAATACCTATTAATTTTATCTGCCGTATCAAACAGAATAGGTGTTTTTTCAATTATTTCTTTAAATTTTTCTATAAGCATTTCCTGTATATATTCATAAACAAGTTCATTTCTCAAATCTTTAAGCTCTATTAAAAGTCTATAATCATCAACAAAACCTCTTTTTTCAGCTCTTATCACTATATCTATCTTCCTATTTATGTCTTCTAATTCTAATAAATCAAGACTTCGCAAGACTTTATTAATTAAAATATCAACAGCCCGGGAAAATCTATTTGACAAAGTTTCAAGGACTTCTAATTCATCTTCTGATAGATTATTTTTCTCCAAATCTATATTTTTTGCCTTTTGATAAGATTTATTTAACCATTCTATACTTTTATTAAATAAATTTAAGTTGTCACAAAATATTTTTTTAAGTTCTTCTGCTTTCAAATTTCAACCCCGTATTTATATGCAATTTTTGTAAATTCTGTTTTATAAGGATTATCTGTAATAATTAAATCTATTTTTCTATCTCCTAATTGAAGTAATAAATCTACCCGGATTTTTCTTCTTAGTTTGTAATCAATTTTTTTAGAAATAACAAGAATATCAATATCTCCACCTTTTTTAGTTAAATCTGTTCTACTTCCAAAAATAAAAATTTTTGCTTCAGGATCATATTTTTTTATGGTTTCCTTTATAATTTTCAGCTCTTCAGGGGAAAGTCTTACTTTTGGAGTAGTCGCCATTATAATCTCCAATAAAGGAATCCTTCATTAATGGCCTTTTCTTTGTTGTATAAACCTTTTATATCTATCAAAACAGGCTTTCCATCTTTTCTCATCAGCTCTTTGTATTTTTTAAAATCTAATTCCTCAATAAATGGTCTGTGTTTTACTGCTACTACTATCGCATCATAAGGAGCTTCTTTTTCTATATTGTCTAATAACTCTATTCCATATTCCTCTTTAACTTCCTCCGGATATGCAAATGGGTCATGTATGTAAACATATATCCCATATTCTTTTAGCTCTTCGTAGACATCTATTACTTTTGTGTTTCTTATGTCTGATATGTTCTCTTTAAAGGTTAGTCCTAATATCAGGACTTTACTTCCTTTTACTGCTTTTCCTGCTTTTATTAGTTTCTTTACTGTGTTTTCTGCTACAAATTTGCCCATATAATCGTTTATTCTTCTTCCTGCCAGTATCACTTCCGGATGGTGTCCTATGGCCTGGGCTTTGAAGGTCAGATAATATGGGTCTACGCTTATACAGTGGCCACCCACCAACCCCGGTTCAAATCTAAGGAAATTCCATTTTGTTGATGCTGCTTCTAAGACAGATTTTGTATCTATTTTTAA contains:
- a CDS encoding flippase → MINKIKRLFNTEDKKRLLSNFLSLSILQGANYILPLITLPYLVRVLGPEKFGLIMFAQAFIQYFIILTDYGFNLSATREISINRDNKDKISEIFSSVMIIKFSLMLISFIILTLIVFSFEKFRKEWLVYYLTFGMVVGQVLFPIWFFQGIEKMKYITFLNILAKSIFTVAIFIFVHQVSDYIYVPLLNSLGFIIAGILALWIVFKDFEIKFTKASFESLIDQLKEGWHIFVSTVAISLYTVSNTFILGIFTNNTIVGYYSAAEKIVRAVQGLIIPISNAIYPYISKLVKESEERAVEFLRKLTVFVGSFSFSVSIILFMFTDLIVITFLGKKFENSIIVLKILSFLPFIISLSNIFGIQTMLTFNYKKAFSRILISASVLNILLDFILVPFYKHIGISFAVLISESFVTISMFIFLYKKNIKLLEGKIV
- a CDS encoding ABC transporter permease; protein product: MNNSIRSTLRYYIDVLFVLIYKEWIVKYKGTLLGYVWSIAHPLVLSIVFYIAFKIALKIPIENYTLFLITGLFAWQWFMNSVMVSVWSFVANASIIKKTTFPKFLLPLSINILDMIHFIISIPVIIVFLAIYHQKVFYFSWFYEIPLVLFLQLILGFSVGLIFGTLNVFVRDIDRLASLLLTLVMYLTPIFYKIQMVPQEYRSYFYLNPMVHVIDLWRDIFMRGTINSFNLIWGSIDILIFLAISIAIYKKLHYKFAEYL
- a CDS encoding nucleotidyltransferase domain-containing protein → MKTKEFKNVRLTEYELKAIRDTVKEVFGNKAKVWLFGSRVNPNAKGGDIDIYIEVPDTKNWLDKKITYLVKLKSKIGDQKIDLILKSYNCQEEICIEAKKKGVRLI
- a CDS encoding ABC transporter ATP-binding protein; protein product: MGEVIIEFQNVTKIYKLIQNVSYKELLFSVFSKEKRKNIKKEFIALKNISFSVKRGETVGIIGRNGAGKSTLLSLLAGVIKPTSGKIIVKDRVSPLLELGSGFHPELNAYENIRLNGVLLGIPLKFIKNKVDDIIKFAELEEFADQPIRTYSSGMLARLGFSVVTQLNPKILLIDEVLAVGDERFRRKCIDLMLSFKKRNITMLFVSHNLHEVELLCDRVIWIENHEIKMDGATAEVIEKF
- a CDS encoding nucleotidyltransferase domain-containing protein yields the protein MATTPKVRLSPEELKIIKETIKKYDPEAKIFIFGSRTDLTKKGGDIDILVISKKIDYKLRRKIRVDLLLQLGDRKIDLIITDNPYKTEFTKIAYKYGVEI
- the glf gene encoding UDP-galactopyranose mutase — encoded protein: MFNYIVIGAGFAGSVLAERIANVLNEKVLVIEKRNHIGGNCYDYRTKDGIIVHKYGPHLFHTNYKDVFDYLLNFTEWDIYHHYVLGFIDGKKVPIPFNLNTLYEVFPPSLAKKLEEKLLSKYKYGVKVPILELKKENDKDLKFLAEFVYEKVFKNYTAKQWNMRPEDIDPEVTARVPVYISKDNRYFTDKYQAVPRDGYTKIFENMLNHPNIKLMLNTDFKEVLKIDFENKKIYFLGQEFKGKLIFTGMIDELLDFKYGFLPYRSLNLKFEIYDKEYFQEAPVVNYPNNYDFTRITEFKHIHPIETRKTVILKEFPKTYSPGTDIPYYPVFTKENRELYNKYKEEVQQLENIILVGRLAEYKYYDMDDIVKRALEVFGEL
- a CDS encoding nucleotide sugar dehydrogenase, producing the protein MKIAVAGAGYVGLSNAILLAQHNKVVVKDIDPKKVELINKKISPIIDKDIEEYLKNKPLNLKATLDPEEAYKDAEFVIIATPTDYDPITNYFNTKSIEAVIKEVLQINPQATMVIKSTIPVGYTDEIKEKFGIDNIIFSPEFLREGKALYDNLYPSRIVVGEKSERARKFAELLLQGAKKKDVPVLFTGSTEAESIKLFANTYLAMRVAFFNELDTFAESHDLNAEEIIRGVCLDPRIGMHYNNPSFGYGGYCLPKDTKQLLANYMEKNIPHYLIKATVESNIARKYYIAEQILKRNPKIVGVYRLTMKSDSDNFREAAVIDIIEYLRAKDVEVVIYEPLIEEDKFMEFKVINNLQEFKEIPDLIIANRYSEELDDVKHKVYTRDIFRNG
- a CDS encoding DUF2281 domain-containing protein; the protein is MMNEDLKIDILPEEGKKELMDFYEFLLKKYGISVSKRKKNLSEFAGTLEKLPIKPEEYQKITRGEWD